atttccaCACGTAGTTTATCgcattattaatattatttattgttacaaaatgtttgttttacTGACTGAAAATGTCTATGTTTCTTATCTATACGAAAAAACACATTCCTATTGTGCactaaataataaatattcgcactttttgttgttttttaattcgtttGGATTTGACGCGttttatcaataaatatttctaGAGCGTAGGTCAACTCGACTTTGAATTATGCCCAAAAATATTATCTAGTTAACGGCCACGAAAAAATCTTGGACTCGACGAAACAGACGCCAAAAGTGTCTGTTCGTGGcaatttgtgaaattcttggCAAAGGCATTCATCAGCCGGAATCATTGTTTTCACGCCGTTCACGGAGCGGCGTCAACATAGCCAAATCACACCCCACGATATTGCGCGCATTGGGTATGCAATATCGACTGAGAAACTGGGTATACCAGAAAAATTGATCGACTTATTTATCGTGTTTTtgtgataaaacaattatttcgcaaattatttcaacCTTATATACGCGTTTCCCAAATGATTTCCAGTTGAttcgggggaaaaaaatttaatatccaATCATTTTCTGCTAACTATATGCtgaacagatttttatttgttattaacGAAATATAATgtcataaattataataatagtggCATTAAATTACGTAAATAATTCCCTAAATATAACaactataaaaaataataattgttatatttatcTGCTAACTATACGGAACTgtcagcgagggcagcgagcgtgtcagaagtctactagcACCAAGTAtaggaactaaaaaacggggacaaacgcgtacaattttttagtatacgagcagtggcgagtgtcagggggctggcTTCgcctctgtcctagggagttTTTAGCGTTGCCAGCTAGTTTCGGAACGCATAAGCATGGAACACGTGCCAAAATTGGCTAGCAGCGCTAAAaactccctaggacagaggcaGAGCTAACTACGAACTCAGCAGTGCAAATAAGATAAAAGATAGTTGACAGCACTGGAAGCTAATATCGGAACGCACCTATGGTTGGCGCACTACCTCTCGTACTCCCCCCAAGCTTTATACCGCTCGGTAATAAATATAGCTTGCGGAGCGTCCATGAATCTGTGAAGACCACTGGTGAAGACAGCCTATATGTAAGGCGACTCATGCGCTTGCGCACAAAAGTGCAAGCATTGTCGAAAATGTCAATActtgtgaagaaaaagaatttcaaaaatatgtgatgtggtaaaaaaaaagagtgaagAAAGTTTCGTGTTAAAGTTGGCCCCTAATAAAAACACTAATAAGTCGGCACGCTGTCACcgcaaaatgaaaaagtcaAATAAACATCGATCGGGCGTGAGTAACATTTCCTCGGTTTGTTTGGCCGAAGGAAAAAGTGACGTTGCTGACATACAAGAGCAACTAACAACTTCTTATACGAAGGAACAAGATATCCCTGAATATTTGGAGGGCTGTGGTTTGAACACATGCTCGGCGGGTGACACGCCAGATACTGTCGAGCCATTGTCCCGAGATACCAAGGAACATTCTAAGGAGAAGAAGCTTTCAACAGCCTCCATATCTGGTACAGATACAAAGAAAACCGTTACAGTGAAACACCCGGAGTCGAATAAACCAAAACCAACAGCCAAGAAAGGTAAACCCATACAAGCCGACCTGGATGTTTCTAAGGAGTTCATCAGATGCAGAGACGAGTGCGTCACTCGTTTGGATCTCAGCAAATCGAGCATTACAAATCTTCCAAACACCGTGCGTGACCTTACGCATCTCGTCGAGTTTTATCTCTATGGCAATAAATTGGTCACTTTGCCGCCAGAGATTGGTTGCCTTACCAATATCAAGACACTGGCGCTGAGTGAGAACTCGCTTACAAGCTTACCAGACACATTGGCGAATCTAAAGTCTCTTAAAGTTCTGGATTTGAGGCATAACAAGCTCAGTGAAATACCGGACGTTGTGTACGAGTTGACGTCATTGACTACCTTATTTTTGCGATTTAATCGTGTCAGGGTTGTCAGTGAGAGCATCAGGAACCTGACCAATTTAACGATGCTAAGTTTGCGAGAGAACAAAATCAGGGAACTCCCAGCTGGTATTGGTAAATTAGTTTATTTGATCACCTTTGACGTATCGCACAATCACTTGGAGCATTTACCTGAAGAAATAGGTAATTGCGTTCAGTTGTCTACATTGGATTTGCAGCACAATGAGCTACTTGACATACCAGAAACCATTGGGAATCTTACCGCTGTTACCAGACTCGGGTTGAGGTACAACAGATTGTCTAGCATACCAAAGTCACTTGCCAACTGCAAACTGATGGACGAATTCAGCGTCGAAGGTAACCAAGTATCACAACTGCCCGAAGGCCTGTTGTCAAGCCTGTCAGACTTGACTACGATCACGCTGTCTCGGAATGCGTTCACTGCTTATCCATCTGGAGGTCCGTCCCAGTTCACAAACGTTCATTCGATCAACTTGGAGCACAATCAGATCGACAAAATACCGTACGGTATTTTTTCCAGGGCTAAGAATCTTACCAAACTGAACATGAAGGAAAATCAGTTGACTGCTCTGCCCTTGGATATTGGTACTTGGACTAATATGGTCGAGTTGAACCTGGGGACAAATCAACTTACAAAAATTCCTGACGACATCCAGTGTTTGCAGAGCTTGGAAATTCTTATCCTGTCGAATAATTTGCTGAAGCGAATTCCTGCGAGTATAGCCAATCTACGGAAACTTCGTATACTGGAtcttgaggaaaataaaatagaatctCTTCCTAATGAAATTGGGTTTCTTCGAGATCTTCAGAAATTAATATTACAGTCTAATCAGGTAACTTGCTTGCCTAGAGCTATCGGACATCTAACTAATCTGACTCATTTGAGTGTAggggaaaataatttaaattaccTTCCGGAAGAAATTGGAACCTTGGAGAATTTGGATTCCTTGTATGTTAATGACAATGCCAATTTACATAATTTACCATTCGAACTGGCGCTGTGCACAAACCTCAGTATTATGTCAATTGAGAATTGTCCACTTTCACAAATTCCAGCCGAAATTGTTGCCGGAGGTCCGTCGCTAGTTATACAATTTCTAAAAATGCAAGGACCATACAGATCAATGTAACAAGACTTAGGTATGCATATTGATGATTGTGTTATCTGATGTATCACATATTGTTCCAAtgggtgaaattaattttttccatcacgGAAAAAGTTACTTTGTATGAATTTGTATTGATTGTCCTACGTAACGTGCCGATTAAATTGGACAATTactttgtaaattattttctatcgCCAGCTACAATATAAATCTGTGGAtataaagatattttattatttacttcTAACTATGATGTAACGACACGCTTGCAGCATTGTTCACTTCCTGTAACTtatgatttctttttctcgtaaaatcataatttattcacattttctaAGGGTATCTACTGACTGAAGTTAGGGAAAGTTAGGAAAATTAAAGATGGTTAAAAATTGTGCAGGTTTTTCAAAAGAAAGACTAAACACTTCTATATGCAATggtgtattataattattttttcagatcatATTTTGCAACAGTTGCTAATGGAAAGTCTGTAAATTTcacatcaatttatttttggcGGTTCAGGCGGACTTTAATTTATCCCATAAAAAAGGTGAAGGTCGATAAGAAATTATCATATCGAAGTTAGTAATGTTATTGTAACGGTTCATGCTGagaaaaaaccgttatttcacgattttgaAATAGTGTGAAActcagtaaaccgtaataaaacaaaacatactatatttcgaaatcttacTTCCTCCAAAATCgttataatattcaaaaaatagtGACCTTTgccccaatgtttcgttgcGATAACTTTACTAACTTCGACCTCGTCAGAAATTCACGTAAACATATTGATATAAAACTTGCTTACGCCAAAGATTTGACGAAATTTCGCTACAAATGTTTCTTGAAAATTCGTACATAGTTTTACGTAAAAGAATTgatgtacaaataaatctgtACGGCTTTTTGAATCTGTTTGAAAACACTTGCCTCCATAAAAATGTACATACATCTAAGGTATGTATGTGGATTTTCCAAAATGTGCCAATGTTATCATTGCTAAACTTCATCAACTTTCTATATTGTAACGATCAAGCTataataagaaacaaaaaaatcttaGGAAGAATTCAgcaaaaaatgtatgtatgaaAATACCAATGAAGTAgccaaaaatcgaaataatttaagATCAGTTTTTCCACTTTTGGAAAAATGAACAATGACAAATGAGAGGGTACAAATCAAACAAATAGTAGCCATTTCAGACATTTCATGCATGTTCCTGAAATTTGGATCAATCGAGTTTGATCGAAAACTCAAGTGCCCCTAATTTTGatatagttaaaaaaaatttgggggtacctaaatgaattttaatattgaATTAGCTTCAATATTTTACTGACCTATGTTATAGATTTACATTGCAACTTTATATTGCCGATTTAAGTTCTTGACCAAGCTAAAATAATCAATTGAAACTTTACGTACTATTCTCATGCACGGCTGTTTCCCTATTTTCAAATGTCAATGCCTTACCTTGAAAGACAATAAATAGAACATTCATATGAATGAAAACTgtcgttttattattatctgcATATTAAGcacaaacaaaacaaaaaaaaaaaaaaaacgctgaAAGGCCCAATACAGAATAGAGACGACATCCTTTTCCGCGAATACAATAGCAAATGTGTTTCATTGTAAGGCGAGTGTTCAAATCAGTCATATTCTGTAGCACAATCTTTCAATTGTCAAGGCGAACTGgccaaatttaattttttgttattttacaAACAGATCGTGTAATTAGAAATTCTTGAACTGTTGTCCACGATTTACAATATTGTAAAAGGAAGTTAGGTCAGATTATTGGGGCTGCTGTTAATGACTTATTAATAAAGGTACGTTACGTAGGATTCCCCATTTTCTCTGTATACAAACACGTGGTTGCGCACGAGAATAGTCTAATTCCTCAATCCGTGACTATCCAGTCAGATTTGAATCCCTCAGTTATTAATTTTCCTTATACTCAAGTTGTTTGTCTtgtaaatcgatttttcatataattataaaatcgcAATACCTATCTATTTATTGCGCAAAATGCTATTATCGAATGATTTCTACAATCAATTTCAGTTATTATGCGTGGGGCATTTTTTGTGAAATCAGACAAGACTTTGAggtttgttgttgttgttgctgttgttgttgttgttgttgttgttgttgttgttgttgatgttgatcttcttcttcttcttcttcttcttcttcttcttcttattattattattatttttcactttactttACTGCTATTTTGCCATTCAAAAGGAGCATTCATGatgtattcgaattttttgcCTTACTTTCTTATACagtgatttattttcataaattcacCTTTTTCAACTGTTCAAACGAATataactcgaaaacgaagggATATTGCAGAAAGTCAAGATATTCTTTTTTCGTCTTGACCATTAGTTGACACATTTCCCCAGTATAAGACAGCTGGCATACGTGGGACGCCCAACCACTAAAATTCATATCGCGACTAAACTATtggttatttttaattgcaaaaatGATCAGAGTGTCcttaaactatttttcaaaagataATACAGGTTATTTTGgagaaaagaatttaaaactccaaagaaatagaaacaaatttggttttaatatttttgaaatatttttttgtccattttcattgatttaaaACAAGTACGAGCAAGAGTGGGGCGTTTAGTAGCCCGTCGTGCCAGCCGAGGATTAATcataaattcataaaaaatatgaaaaattaaatagtaTATTTCCTCAAAATTACCAACTTTTTCCAATTATGTACGAAGAAATTGTTTCACCACGATGgtctcgttttatttttttgcgaaaaacaACCTGAAAAGTATTTGGTTTGTCGTGAATTTTAAGCCACGTATCATTATGAGTCGAATAATGGTCGTTACACATTCattatttgtttaaatttgaatttaatcgaTTCTACAAAAAGTTTAAAAGTGGTGTCCCATTTTTGGTTgccaaaatgatttttttttgtcatataaaaaatttggaacTGCAACCAATTACATCCAAACCTTCAGCGACGTTTgaggttttcaaaaaaactatTGACAATGTTTTTTTTGGACACCACAAATATAAATCAACATGCAATAAAGATTTGGAAATGACTGATTGcacagttaaatttttttttaatcgaaaaaaatttccttaaACTCTGTAATATTTGTATTTAAgtaagtaataaaatgaaaacaaatgatCGGCCCATAATGACGTTTGTCTTGAAATTCGAGAAAAACACACATTTTCAGGatatttttcgccaaaaaatgaaaacagagCATCATgataaaaaacgattttttttgtttataattcaaaatttgatgattTTGAGGAGATATTACTTATtcatatgttttttttttgaatctatGGTTGAAGACTGCTTtaaatttcttcgttttcgagttgCATTCATTTGAAAACTTGCAGCAAGTCgtcttttgaaaatttgcaattgaagaataaactgagataaaaatttcgacaaaatCACAAGTATTCTTTTCGATGGGAAGAATGGAATAAACCAAATaaaacaagtcaaaaaatttgatcacaAAATCTTGTTTGATTTCACCATAAATTCTTCATGcattatatttatagatatagGTAAATATGTAGATGTATATATGTTATctataatatcaaatataaatatgaaattgtaTATTACTATTCTTGACCGATACACCATGAGTACACATCTCGTTCGTATTTTATATGTCGTATAAAtatgttgatatttttttttattatttgctgATTTGTCATTtccgtattgaaaaattatagttATAAACAACTTTTCTCTGTGACAATTATCTTTGTTGCTGGAATTTTTACGGGTATTTAAATTACTCGCTTTTAAATAGCTGCAGTCAGTTCgttctgtttttgttttctttttgtcacACTTTGTAATAACCTGTAACAGGCACGTAATAcccaagaaaaaataaagacgtCATTTTTTATCCATCCGTCTTTCTAATTATACTGATTATTGAACAACGAAATAGTATATTATGCAACAAGTGTGAAACATGCAATTTTACGCACGTATttcattcgatatttttttgatatagTATGCgtaaaataattcgattttcagCACTGTTATTAGTGCGTAAAAGTCAATTTCACCCATTTAGTCGAATAGTGCCATTTGACGCACTAATAACAGTGCATAAAATCGAATTTGACGCATACGATGTCTGAAATACGTTAATCGACAGGGggataaataaatcaaaaaaacgaaaaaatacaaCGTGATGTTCAAAAGACCAAGTAAAGTATCACCCTTATTTGAGAACTTTATTGTACGAGATTTATGTGTCATTTATAGCGTTGAATATGAtaatagaaaaagaagaagtgTGTTGAATGTTATCAAATTTGCTATATTGAATATGTATTAAATCCCTCGTATTGACTGAAACCCTCTCGCGTTAACTGTAGCGAGCAAGTCGACATGAATACGAGTGTAGAGATtatgaaattatatcaaattgACGAGTATTAAGGTATGTTAATACTCTTCGAGAGATggtgtaaaattattgaaaatattgactaTTACCGTTTGGTCTGAACTTATGTTCAATACTGTGTATTAGCCAGCTGGCCTACATGTCGCGACCAgcttatataaataatatatacgggtatgataaaatatgaaatcaagaTGGACATATTAAATGTTTACTACCGAAGTGTTCCACATTTGTACTTGCATATGCATTATGAACGTATATGTATGATGTGCGTATGATACGATATActgttaaattttattccatgttATACTGCTAGGatcattatacattatacggaTATATAACGGATGTAATGTATTAGCTTTATTATCATCTTCAACTGGACCCTTAATTGGAATAACGAGTTGAAAATGAAGGCTTGAAATTCGTAGAAAAATTGTCGCTGCAATTGACTGCATGtgtaaaaataagagaatTATTGAAGgtatttatatacctacggAATAATGTATATGATAACGTCCAATCGTAAAATGTATGAGAATTTTACGTGATTTatgtattattcaaattttaatgtTACATCCCATCACTTGAGTTGATGTTTTTCCCCATCTTAAACCGATTCATTCTTACGTAATCAACTTAACGTAATAATCCTACTTATGTGtagttattttcaatatcgtCATATGCCAGTATTTATCAGGAATACAAGGAGTGTTTCAACCAAGCGATTGACGTATGTATCATTCGAAATCATATCGTATTTCCGAAATCACTTCGTAACCTCTGAAATCGCACTGAAATcagtaatattaaaataaaattctgcattAATAATCGTCGAGGTAATCATTGGTAGTCATGAGAAATTATTTAGGATTACAACAATTTCTTTGTAACCTCAAGAAATCATGtaatcaaagtaaaatttatttgttaagTAATCTCTCTTAATCACTGTATAAAGTAAGTACATAATCACCAAATACGTAATCATGGTGTCGTGTTTGCTTCGGTGAAACATCCCTTGaaagaatatatatgtatatcgttACAGCCTATTTGTCATCTTTATCTGTGTCTCTGTAATATGTTTTAGCTTTCTCTATTTTTGACGACATCCCAAACTCTGTACTATATCGTGTATAAGAAGTTGGCAcgcttacaaaaatattttagattaTTGTTTGCAATGATAAGCTGTATAATGATCGCATACTTTCCTAAACAAATTGTAAATGATTACGAAAAGAACAAATCCCGAATTCCATTGTTTGAATGCCAACTtcacgtataaaaaaaaatcaggatGGAATGCCCGGGTAAAAGTTTGAATCAAAAGTAATGAAGccaattgtataaaaaaaaactctttaaATTAAGTAAGCGCTTACGTCCTATTTTTATGCACTAAACATTGGAGACACAACCacatgtaatatttatttgttttaatctgaatttttttttgtgcgtCGTTATTATTGCTTAATCATTAATAGATGTTGCCGCGTCGTCCATATAAAGCCAAtgtttcaaaatcaaatttgtaCGATATTAGAATAGgacttgaaaaagtttttacgTAAATATGCGAACTATGCAAGATGTAAAACTCATCTTACGTTTATATTGTGGTAAATAGTAACACTTACATTTTCAACCGAGCTTTAGGAATTacacttaatttttttgttctcggTCCCTTCTTAAGTAGATCAACGTAAGAGAACCACTCGCAAATAATTctagattttttcaataaattgttgAGCTATGAGTTTTTGAAATGTtgcagtttttatttatataattgtgTGCTTTCACGtaaaacataatatttatgaatatttttaaaatacttgATAATTACTGAATAACTCGAATTCTTTGATTGGATTAATTAGTATTAATATGTCTAATACATattagaattattcattaatattgttgttatactgttattataatttatgttgTATTTactgtatataatgtatgatTGTGTGTAAACTGCACATACACTGTAAGTATATACAGGTATTATGTGGCAATCCAACAATATGGCAACAATATTCATGCATGAGAACTCCGTCAAGGCAATATCATAAGGATTTGGTTAAAAAAacaggtaatttttttacttttttgtaCATGGGTATTAGAAGTACAAAATCCGATTTTTATACgcaatacaatattttataagctttctttttttttattgaaaaataatacgtacTTAATATTAATACAAAAACGATATTCGGTCGCGGTGTGATCGAACGGCGTGGATCAAATCTCAAAATATATTTGTCCGAACGACTTAAAAATTGGACAGATCATTGATGATAACATTAAAATTGGGAAAATGGTGACctagtgaaaaatttcggCGTAAAAACGACCTTAATCGTTGGTTATAaggaacattttttaaaactattcGATCACCCTATAGAAAATCTTATAATCAAGAATCTGTAGAAATTTTAAGTCCATCGGGTGAACATATTTCGAGATTTGATCTAAGCCGTTGGACTACATCGTGGCCGAAAATCTTAtctgtattaaaaataaatctgttgtcaaataatatttttcaattaaaaataaactgcAACTTCAGAAAAGCTTGTACTAACTCTCTATGAAAATCCGACCTGGTTTTTTTAATATcccagtaaaaaaaattttgaaactcaaTATGTTGTTTGTACCGAATCCTTATTATAGTGCCTTAATTAGCTTAGGTAATTATCTCAAGCATTGAAAGCACGTTTCGTGAATTGTCGTATGCTTAAATCGATGGCGcctaataaaattcattcaattttaatgAGGCTGATTATAGATGATCTGACTTTGGCGTGACGATTAGAATCCAAgtaatgttgaaatttttctcgaccTTATCTCATTAGTAATAGAAAGATTTTTGTATAATCCAAGTAACTCTACAGACACCTATCATAAAACAGTCAACTCCTGTGTATAAgcacaaaaaataattgttttatcatcGGGGTCCGTAGAGTTACGTGGATTATAATCGTCACACCGAAGTTAGGCCTTTTATAATCAATCTCTGATgttgagtgaattttattagGGGCCATCGGATTAGCAATTTTTCCTGTGATTTTAGGTGTATCACTTTGAAAATACTATTAAAATGATCATTCTAGCATGcagaaaattcaatcaaagCTTCACACAAATCTGTCGCACTTCACCGAACGAAAGACGCATACGGGCATTTCCACCTCAAATCGGTTGATTTTGGGTGTTTTTTGACCttgcattttttaaatcaatataATCTTTTTTAACGTGAAATGTACGTAGCAAAAGGAGATCCATATTTTTCGATGGTCCAAAAAATCTGTGTACTCTAGTTATGAATTATtgcattttattgtaaaagtaGAGTGTGGGCCGCTGTGAGAATTAATATCTCGGGTCCTATCTACCGTAGAGAATGTTCAAAAACACATTTTGAAGGTAATGAAACACacttttcgagaaaaatttgcaagtTCTGACGAAATGTAGTTTTGTTGTGtttaagaataattaaaatgttgaattttttttgaagttatatTTCTTCACCTTGGTTATGATGAAAGGGGAATTCGTGGACATGAAGGTCGTGTAATGTGAGTTAATTGTGACTTTCCAGCCCGAGTAGGGGCCCTGCTCAGAACGAgtgtattttttgaattaatttacATCTGCCACACAAAAATAGAACAATAtagacgtaaaaaaaaactaaatacaaaatcaaaattaaatgcaACTGCTTTAAAAGTAACCTCAAAAATCTTTATCTTGGGTTACGTTGTGTGATGCTTAAATTTTAAAGAAGGAcgtagaagaaaaacaaaaactgaaaAGATGGATCAGCCACCCAGGATCAAGACAAAAAGAGCTATACCTTAACAATCTACCGCAAGTGTTAAAATAGTGAAGATATTCAAAGGGATAGATGGTGTAATCCTCGATGAGTGACTATCGGAATACACTCTACGCCCAGCCAaagtgttatttggctattttAGGGTCCGTACACGTCGATTACACACTTACGTGCCAGTCCCAATGCAGGAAATGATAAAAGAAGGAAGGGATCGGATCAAAGGGAAGTAGACGATAGTTGAtacagtttatttattatcaatgaTTAAGTAATTGATTTATAACAGTGGTCAATGTAATGGAATCGGCTTGAGGCAAAGGCTTGGATTGGCACGGAGAGACATGATTAGAAGTGACTTGTGCGAAAGCTAGGATGAAAGTGAATAGCTTAGGGAATGTAGGAGACTCGCTAGTTGTAGTACAGATCGAGATCAACCTGCTGACTTGGTGTGGGAACCGAGGCAGCTGGGTGAATATAACGAGAGGATGCAGGGTGTAAAGTGACGCAGACTGTGGGAAAGAAATATAAGATCAGTAGGACATAATACGCTCTTGGGGAAGAACATTCGGTGAGGGTACGGAATCGAATGTTTGCAAAGAGGCTGGAAGTTAGGGAAATATACCGATTCACttacaaaattttacaatgGATGGTGTCTTAAAAATCTAGCACATAGATGTTAATGCGCGTTTAAGCGGGTTAGTATACCTTTTCAATATACAGTTTTAAAAGTAACATCTTATAAATGTggtgacacacacacacacacacatatatatatatgtgtagtATAAATTGGGAAATCcccaataattatatatgtagAATTCAacttctatatatatattatttgcCATAGTGTTTTGTGGTTTTATCCACACACTTTTGCCTCTTTTATGCCAAAATGCCTCCTTTTGACCAATTTGCCAACGGTTTTTGGTATTTACAGTGGTTTGCTGACGTGGGTGTACCACGCTCAGCTTTACTACCTATTGCTCGACGCCTCGGGCGTTTTCCCTTGGTCAAGAATGCCTTGGGACATTTATATAACTATGTTCataatttaaatattccaTTAAGCGGGTATGTTGTTAAACCCGGTTTTGTTGTTCATGTTTCTAGGATGTATCCTAGAACTAATTATATTACCCTACTTCAACATTTCACCATGCTTGACTGGCGTGTTGGAGGCGATAAGACCTTAGCCTCTAACAATCGCGATCTCTGTAGTGCTATGTATAATATGCTTGGTTTGGATATTAAGCAAGCTACACGGGATGTAATTATTTCGGAATCAAAGAAACCTGAATCGAGTGCCCGACCTAATTTGATCGGAATGGTTGAAGGGAAATTGCGTGACGGTCTTAGTCAACGCCGTCCTAGAGAAATAATACCTTATTCTC
Above is a genomic segment from Neodiprion pinetum isolate iyNeoPine1 chromosome 1, iyNeoPine1.2, whole genome shotgun sequence containing:
- the LOC124218725 gene encoding leucine-rich repeat protein soc-2 homolog — protein: MKKSNKHRSGVSNISSVCLAEGKSDVADIQEQLTTSYTKEQDIPEYLEGCGLNTCSAGDTPDTVEPLSRDTKEHSKEKKLSTASISGTDTKKTVTVKHPESNKPKPTAKKGKPIQADLDVSKEFIRCRDECVTRLDLSKSSITNLPNTVRDLTHLVEFYLYGNKLVTLPPEIGCLTNIKTLALSENSLTSLPDTLANLKSLKVLDLRHNKLSEIPDVVYELTSLTTLFLRFNRVRVVSESIRNLTNLTMLSLRENKIRELPAGIGKLVYLITFDVSHNHLEHLPEEIGNCVQLSTLDLQHNELLDIPETIGNLTAVTRLGLRYNRLSSIPKSLANCKLMDEFSVEGNQVSQLPEGLLSSLSDLTTITLSRNAFTAYPSGGPSQFTNVHSINLEHNQIDKIPYGIFSRAKNLTKLNMKENQLTALPLDIGTWTNMVELNLGTNQLTKIPDDIQCLQSLEILILSNNLLKRIPASIANLRKLRILDLEENKIESLPNEIGFLRDLQKLILQSNQVTCLPRAIGHLTNLTHLSVGENNLNYLPEEIGTLENLDSLYVNDNANLHNLPFELALCTNLSIMSIENCPLSQIPAEIVAGGPSLVIQFLKMQGPYRSM